The following coding sequences are from one Halomicrobium zhouii window:
- a CDS encoding HalOD1 output domain-containing protein, producing the protein MGTHSDTPTDEPRNSRSNTTTYTRAPDELPSESVVRAVAAVTGTEPMALDPLYGSIDPDALDAVVESAPTTGEEGLTSSVRFRYQGTTVTIHGDGRTIVSPVAAD; encoded by the coding sequence ATGGGAACGCACAGCGACACACCGACCGACGAGCCGAGGAACAGCCGTTCGAACACGACGACGTACACCCGAGCCCCCGACGAATTGCCGTCCGAGAGCGTCGTCCGGGCCGTCGCCGCAGTGACTGGAACCGAACCGATGGCACTGGACCCGCTCTACGGATCTATCGACCCGGACGCGCTGGATGCCGTCGTCGAATCGGCTCCCACCACTGGGGAGGAAGGCCTCACGTCCAGTGTTCGGTTTCGATACCAGGGCACGACAGTCACCATCCACGGAGACGGGCGAACGATCGTCTCTCCTGTGGCCGCCGACTAG
- a CDS encoding M14 family metallopeptidase, whose product MYVEQLGTGDPEIAVVGGIHGDEPCGEHAVRTLLDERPAVQRPVKFVVANELARDRNERYVEVDLNRAFPGDPNAPTHEGRLAAAVAEELRGCTVLGLHSTQSYDGMFALVDEMGPTARSICPRLSIDAVVETTGTNEGRIYSVIPEAIEVECGYQGSAQAAENAVQVTREFLAATGVLPDEGGPRQTDLPVFRLRGPIPKRTADTYDVYVSNFEEVTAGEVFAAVDEENVVAEEPFHPVLLSSHGYEDVFGYRAERVGTLSADEH is encoded by the coding sequence GTGTACGTCGAGCAGCTCGGCACTGGCGACCCAGAGATAGCCGTCGTGGGCGGAATCCACGGCGACGAGCCCTGTGGCGAGCACGCGGTCAGGACGCTGCTGGACGAACGGCCGGCCGTGCAGCGACCGGTGAAGTTCGTCGTCGCCAACGAACTGGCCCGCGACCGGAACGAGCGGTACGTGGAGGTCGACCTCAACCGGGCGTTTCCCGGCGATCCGAACGCGCCGACCCACGAGGGACGTCTCGCGGCCGCCGTCGCCGAGGAACTGCGGGGTTGCACTGTTCTGGGACTGCACTCTACCCAGTCCTACGACGGCATGTTCGCGCTCGTCGACGAGATGGGCCCGACGGCACGGTCGATCTGTCCGCGACTCTCCATCGACGCCGTCGTCGAGACGACAGGTACGAACGAGGGTCGTATCTACTCGGTCATCCCCGAGGCCATCGAGGTGGAGTGTGGCTACCAGGGCTCGGCACAGGCCGCCGAGAACGCGGTCCAGGTGACCCGTGAGTTCCTGGCCGCCACCGGTGTGCTGCCGGACGAGGGCGGCCCCAGGCAGACAGACCTGCCCGTGTTCCGTCTCCGCGGTCCGATCCCGAAGCGCACCGCCGACACGTACGACGTCTACGTCTCGAACTTCGAGGAGGTGACAGCCGGCGAGGTGTTCGCCGCCGTCGACGAGGAGAACGTCGTCGCGGAGGAACCGTTCCACCCCGTCCTGCTCTCCTCACACGGCTACGAGGACGTCTTCGGCTACCGGGCCGAGCGGGTGGGGACGCTCTCGGCCGACGAGCACTGA
- a CDS encoding PrkA family serine protein kinase: MTDTKETLEELSREYQDAIPSDLRATHSFDWYLDQLYEDPRIARNAHQRVADMFDYYGTEYDEDAGVVEYKLASEDPLNDGENTFYGPVVHEAMHEFVNKVKSGARGLGPQKRIKLLLGPVGSGKSDFDRQVRRYFEDYTTRDEGRMYTFRWTNLCDVIGDQDPADDVVRSPMNQDPIVLLPQDQRDRVIDDINEDLDAPYTIRNEQALDPASEFYMDRLLAYYDDDLQQVLDNHVEIVRFIADENQRRGIETFEPKDKKNQDETELTGDVNYSKIAVYGESDPRAFDYSGAFCNANRGIFSGEELLKLQREFLYDFLHATQEQTIKPKANPRIDIDQVIVGRTNMPEYRDKKGDEKMEAFNDRTKRIDFPYVLSYEDEAKIYRKMLRNADLPDIQVEPHTLEMAGLFGVLTRVEEPDTETVDMLQKVKAYNGEIGEADDVDVKKLRDEAADKAEIGEGMEGVSPRFIGDEIAEAIMDSMHRDRQFLSPLTTFNHFEDNLENHGSIPTDKFDQYYRYLELVREEYKERAIEDVRHALAYDVDEIQRQGEKYMDHVMAYIDDDTVEDEITGREQEPDEQFLRSVEEKLDLPEDRKDDFRQEVSNWVSRRAREGDTFNPQDNDRLRRALERKLWEDKKHNINFSALVSSGEMDDDERNQWIDALVEQGYSEEGAKEVLEFAGAEVAKSEMED; encoded by the coding sequence ATGACAGACACGAAAGAGACACTCGAAGAGCTGAGCCGAGAGTACCAGGACGCCATCCCGTCGGACCTGCGAGCCACCCATTCGTTCGACTGGTACCTTGACCAGCTGTACGAAGACCCGCGAATCGCCCGCAACGCCCACCAGCGCGTTGCCGACATGTTCGACTACTACGGCACCGAGTACGACGAGGACGCCGGCGTCGTCGAGTACAAGCTGGCCTCGGAGGACCCCCTCAACGACGGGGAGAACACCTTCTACGGCCCCGTCGTCCACGAGGCGATGCACGAGTTCGTCAACAAGGTCAAGTCCGGCGCGCGCGGCCTCGGACCCCAGAAGCGCATCAAACTCCTGCTCGGGCCGGTGGGGTCGGGCAAGTCGGACTTCGACCGCCAGGTCCGGCGGTACTTCGAGGACTACACCACGCGCGACGAAGGGCGGATGTACACCTTCAGGTGGACGAACCTCTGTGACGTCATCGGCGACCAGGACCCCGCGGACGACGTCGTGCGCTCGCCGATGAACCAGGACCCCATCGTCCTCCTCCCGCAGGACCAGCGCGACCGGGTCATCGACGACATCAACGAGGACCTGGACGCCCCCTACACCATCCGCAACGAGCAGGCCCTCGATCCGGCCAGCGAGTTCTACATGGACCGACTGCTGGCGTACTACGACGACGACCTCCAGCAGGTGCTCGACAATCACGTCGAGATCGTCCGGTTCATCGCCGACGAGAACCAGCGCCGCGGGATCGAGACCTTCGAGCCCAAGGACAAGAAGAACCAGGACGAGACCGAACTCACCGGCGACGTCAACTACTCGAAGATCGCCGTCTACGGCGAGAGCGACCCGCGCGCCTTCGACTACTCCGGGGCGTTCTGTAACGCGAATCGCGGCATCTTCTCCGGCGAGGAGTTACTCAAACTCCAGCGCGAGTTCCTCTACGACTTCCTCCACGCCACCCAGGAACAGACGATCAAGCCCAAGGCCAACCCCCGGATCGACATCGACCAGGTCATCGTCGGGCGGACGAACATGCCCGAGTACCGGGACAAGAAGGGCGACGAGAAGATGGAGGCGTTCAACGACCGGACCAAGCGTATCGACTTCCCGTACGTCCTCAGCTACGAGGACGAGGCGAAGATCTACCGGAAGATGCTGCGCAACGCCGACCTCCCGGACATCCAGGTCGAGCCCCACACCCTGGAGATGGCCGGCCTGTTTGGCGTGCTCACCCGCGTCGAGGAACCCGACACCGAGACGGTCGACATGCTCCAGAAGGTCAAGGCCTACAACGGCGAGATCGGCGAGGCCGACGACGTCGACGTGAAGAAACTCCGCGACGAGGCCGCGGACAAGGCGGAGATCGGCGAGGGGATGGAGGGCGTCTCTCCGCGGTTCATCGGCGACGAGATCGCCGAGGCGATCATGGACTCGATGCACCGGGACCGGCAGTTCCTCTCGCCGCTGACGACGTTCAACCACTTCGAGGACAACCTGGAGAACCACGGCTCCATCCCGACGGACAAGTTCGATCAGTACTACCGCTACCTCGAACTCGTCCGCGAGGAGTACAAGGAACGGGCCATCGAGGACGTCCGCCACGCGCTGGCCTACGACGTCGACGAGATCCAGCGCCAGGGCGAGAAGTACATGGACCACGTGATGGCCTACATCGACGACGACACCGTCGAGGACGAGATCACCGGCCGCGAGCAGGAGCCCGACGAGCAGTTCCTTCGCTCGGTCGAGGAGAAACTCGACCTGCCCGAGGACCGCAAGGACGACTTCCGCCAGGAGGTCTCGAACTGGGTCTCCCGTCGCGCCCGCGAGGGTGATACGTTCAACCCGCAGGACAACGACCGCCTGCGCCGTGCGCTCGAACGCAAACTCTGGGAGGACAAGAAGCACAACATCAACTTCTCGGCGCTGGTCTCCAGCGGCGAGATGGACGACGACGAGCGCAACCAGTGGATCGACGCGCTCGTCGAGCAGGGCTACTCCGAGGAAGGGGCAAAGGAGGTGCTCGAGTTCGCCGGCGCCGAGGTCGCCAAGAGCGAGATGGAGGACTGA
- a CDS encoding helix-turn-helix domain-containing protein, translating into MSDVAGKTEAESVVEVEFRVQSETYPFVGVSAARECTMELAKMLPRPGGQYAEFFDVTGTDPDGIVSLASTHETLDATLLAEYERGGLFEFTVYGDCPAFSLAELGALPRTVEGVEGTGRIVADIPTEYDASAVVAAFLDEHDDAELACKREKESVRPMFAESAFRTILENDLTDRQREVVEAAYDAGYYDWPRERTGSEIASDLGISSATFSEHIHAAERKLLTVLFGAGAGRGV; encoded by the coding sequence ATGTCCGACGTGGCCGGCAAGACCGAGGCCGAGTCCGTCGTGGAGGTCGAGTTTCGCGTCCAGAGCGAAACGTACCCCTTCGTCGGCGTGTCTGCCGCCCGGGAGTGTACGATGGAACTCGCGAAGATGCTCCCCCGTCCCGGGGGGCAGTACGCGGAGTTTTTCGACGTGACGGGGACCGATCCCGACGGGATCGTATCGCTCGCGTCCACCCACGAGACTCTCGACGCTACACTCCTCGCCGAGTACGAGCGCGGTGGTCTCTTCGAGTTCACCGTCTACGGTGACTGTCCGGCCTTCTCGCTGGCCGAACTCGGCGCCCTTCCGCGGACGGTCGAGGGGGTCGAGGGGACGGGTCGCATCGTGGCGGACATCCCGACGGAGTACGACGCCTCGGCGGTAGTGGCGGCGTTTCTCGACGAGCACGACGACGCCGAACTGGCCTGCAAGCGGGAGAAAGAGTCTGTCAGACCGATGTTCGCCGAATCGGCGTTCCGGACGATCCTCGAGAACGACCTCACCGACAGGCAACGTGAGGTCGTCGAGGCCGCCTACGATGCGGGGTACTACGACTGGCCCCGCGAGCGAACGGGCAGCGAGATAGCCTCAGATCTGGGTATCTCCTCGGCCACGTTCTCCGAACACATCCACGCGGCGGAGCGTAAACTCCTCACCGTCCTGTTCGGTGCCGGCGCTGGACGTGGGGTCTAG
- a CDS encoding PrkA family serine protein kinase, translating into MTAEDFIGRADDALDATYQEPMTLSEYVDAILEDPGLAAHASKYLLEAIEEAGTRTVIEEGEEKERYQFFDDPHNDGEHAILGNTEVLNDFVDDLRSIAAGRGKDEKIIWLEGPTATGKSELKRCLINGLREYSKTDAGRRYTVEWNVAGAGETSTGITYGDSPVEDEDDWYESPVQAHPLSVFPDDVRDELVADLNERLDDHVPVRVDGKLDPFSREAYDFLEELYRREGSEDLFSTVTDPRHLRVKNYVVDVGDGIGVLHSEDEGSPKERLVGSWMHGMLRELDSRGRKNPQAFSYDGVLSQGNGLLTIVEDAAQHADLLQKLLNVPDEGHVKLDKGIGMDIDTQLVIISNPDLEAQLNQHAEREGQDPLKALKRRLDKHEFSYLTNLSLEAELLRRELTNETSVWQADSWEELEEWIQEPLTVQVRDSSNEVTGKELAPHAIEAAALYAVASRLDAGEIPAGLDLVDKALLFDRGYLQEGDERIDVDDYELDTDANDGEHGIPVTFTRDVIADLLHDRQDRHHADLDVENVIMPRDVLNTMAENLGGAPVFSPTEASEFEERVVPVKNHVFTEQERDVLDAVMRDKRVDQATVEEYIEHVYAWEAGEQIENDRGEYEEPDPLKMKVFEIEHLGRFDDRNYEGNAPDEAVRHFRTEKIITALNRHAWQSRDHEFRVEDVNPKEIPVIETVLESHDWDAVKRTYEDFDPRQWDNPPSGTETADLKAKTVRNMQELFGYSEASAELTSRYVMSQVSYKWD; encoded by the coding sequence ATGACGGCAGAGGACTTCATCGGCCGCGCCGACGACGCGCTCGACGCCACCTACCAGGAGCCGATGACCCTCTCGGAGTACGTGGACGCTATCCTCGAAGACCCCGGGCTGGCCGCTCACGCCTCGAAGTACCTCCTGGAGGCCATCGAGGAGGCCGGAACCAGGACCGTCATCGAGGAGGGCGAGGAGAAGGAACGCTACCAGTTCTTCGACGACCCGCACAACGACGGCGAACACGCCATCCTCGGCAACACGGAGGTGCTCAACGACTTCGTCGACGACCTCCGATCGATAGCAGCGGGCCGGGGCAAGGACGAGAAGATAATCTGGCTCGAAGGCCCCACGGCGACCGGCAAGTCCGAACTGAAGCGGTGTCTCATCAACGGCCTGCGCGAGTACTCCAAGACCGACGCCGGTCGCCGCTACACCGTCGAGTGGAACGTCGCCGGCGCGGGCGAGACCAGCACGGGCATCACCTACGGGGACAGCCCGGTCGAGGACGAGGACGACTGGTACGAGAGCCCGGTCCAGGCCCACCCGCTGTCGGTGTTCCCCGACGACGTCCGGGACGAACTCGTCGCGGACCTCAACGAACGCCTCGACGACCACGTCCCCGTCCGCGTCGATGGGAAACTGGATCCCTTCAGCCGCGAAGCGTACGACTTCCTGGAGGAACTCTACCGGCGCGAGGGGAGCGAGGACCTGTTCTCGACCGTGACGGACCCCCGGCACCTCCGGGTGAAAAACTACGTCGTCGACGTCGGCGACGGCATCGGCGTCCTCCACTCCGAAGACGAGGGTTCGCCCAAGGAACGCCTCGTCGGGTCCTGGATGCACGGCATGCTCCGCGAACTGGACTCCCGGGGCCGGAAGAACCCGCAGGCGTTCAGCTACGACGGCGTCCTCTCGCAGGGCAACGGCCTCCTGACCATCGTCGAGGACGCGGCCCAGCACGCCGACCTGCTCCAGAAACTGCTGAACGTGCCCGACGAGGGCCACGTCAAGCTGGACAAGGGCATCGGGATGGACATCGACACGCAGCTCGTCATCATCTCGAATCCCGACCTGGAGGCCCAGCTCAATCAACACGCCGAGCGCGAGGGCCAGGACCCGCTGAAGGCGCTCAAGCGTCGGCTGGACAAACACGAGTTCAGCTACCTCACCAACCTCTCGCTGGAGGCCGAGTTGCTGCGCCGCGAGTTGACCAACGAGACGTCGGTGTGGCAGGCCGACTCCTGGGAGGAACTGGAGGAGTGGATCCAGGAACCCCTGACCGTCCAGGTTCGCGATAGCTCCAACGAGGTCACCGGCAAGGAACTGGCGCCCCACGCCATCGAGGCGGCGGCGCTGTACGCCGTCGCCTCCCGGCTGGACGCCGGTGAGATACCCGCCGGGCTGGACCTGGTCGACAAGGCCCTCCTCTTCGACCGGGGGTACCTCCAGGAGGGCGACGAGCGCATCGACGTCGACGACTACGAACTCGATACGGACGCCAACGACGGCGAGCACGGCATCCCCGTGACGTTTACGCGGGACGTCATCGCCGACCTGCTGCACGACCGGCAGGACCGCCACCACGCCGACCTGGACGTCGAGAACGTGATCATGCCCCGGGACGTGCTGAACACGATGGCGGAGAACCTCGGCGGCGCGCCGGTGTTCTCGCCGACCGAGGCCAGCGAGTTCGAGGAGCGCGTCGTCCCCGTGAAGAACCACGTCTTCACCGAGCAGGAGCGGGACGTCCTCGACGCCGTCATGCGCGACAAGCGCGTCGACCAGGCCACCGTCGAGGAGTACATCGAGCACGTCTACGCCTGGGAGGCGGGCGAACAGATCGAGAACGACCGCGGCGAGTACGAGGAGCCGGACCCGCTGAAGATGAAGGTGTTCGAGATCGAGCACCTCGGTCGGTTCGACGACCGGAACTACGAGGGGAACGCGCCAGACGAGGCCGTCCGCCACTTCCGGACCGAGAAGATCATCACCGCGCTCAACCGCCACGCCTGGCAGTCCCGCGACCACGAGTTCCGCGTCGAGGACGTCAACCCCAAGGAGATACCGGTCATCGAGACCGTCCTCGAGAGCCACGACTGGGACGCCGTCAAGCGGACCTACGAGGACTTCGACCCGCGGCAGTGGGACAACCCGCCGAGCGGGACGGAGACGGCCGACCTGAAGGCCAAGACCGTCCGGAACATGCAGGAACTGTTCGGCTACAGCGAGGCCTCGGCCG
- a CDS encoding DUF309 domain-containing protein, with translation MDDHTRDPSVDPPAGDPTGWREDGRWEHATLRRAVVHGVALYNDGAYHESHDCFEDEWYNYGRGSTESQFLHGMVQVAAGAYKHYDFLDDDGLRSLFRTALQYFQGVPRDYYGVDLLDVRTTLTNALNDPDVLDGWQIAVDGAYPTADRADYRYAEALD, from the coding sequence ATGGACGACCACACTCGCGACCCGAGCGTCGACCCGCCGGCGGGGGACCCGACCGGGTGGCGCGAGGACGGACGGTGGGAGCACGCGACGCTCCGTCGCGCCGTCGTCCACGGCGTCGCGCTGTACAACGACGGCGCGTACCACGAATCCCACGACTGCTTCGAGGACGAGTGGTATAACTACGGGCGTGGGTCGACCGAGAGCCAGTTCCTCCACGGGATGGTCCAGGTCGCGGCGGGGGCGTACAAGCACTACGACTTTCTCGACGACGACGGGCTGCGCTCGCTGTTCCGGACGGCACTCCAGTACTTCCAGGGGGTACCCAGGGACTACTACGGCGTGGACCTGCTGGACGTCCGGACCACGCTGACGAACGCGCTGAACGACCCCGACGTCCTCGACGGCTGGCAAATTGCGGTCGACGGGGCGTATCCGACCGCCGACCGGGCCGACTACCGGTACGCGGAAGCGCTCGACTGA
- a CDS encoding UPF0179 family protein → MTTVTLVGSRLAEVDQEFVYRGEASGCEGCPYRTQCLNLTEGVRYRVTDVREDGQTLDCAVHDAGVNAVEVEPARVRANVASKGAYAGSKATLMGPCPYTGCPSHEYCEPAGADFDEEYRIDEVVGDPPHDYCALDRDLTLVEFAPPEDG, encoded by the coding sequence ATGACCACGGTTACGCTAGTCGGGTCCCGCCTCGCCGAAGTGGACCAGGAGTTCGTCTACCGGGGAGAAGCCAGCGGGTGCGAAGGGTGCCCCTACCGGACCCAGTGCCTGAATCTCACGGAGGGCGTCCGCTATCGCGTCACCGACGTCCGCGAGGACGGCCAGACGCTCGACTGCGCCGTCCACGACGCCGGCGTCAACGCCGTCGAAGTCGAGCCCGCGCGCGTCAGGGCGAACGTGGCCTCGAAGGGCGCCTACGCCGGCAGCAAGGCGACGCTCATGGGACCGTGCCCGTACACCGGCTGTCCGAGTCACGAGTACTGTGAACCCGCGGGCGCCGACTTCGACGAGGAGTATCGCATCGACGAGGTGGTCGGTGACCCGCCCCACGACTACTGCGCACTCGACCGCGACCTGACGCTCGTGGAGTTCGCACCGCCGGAAGACGGCTGA
- a CDS encoding DUF5820 family protein, translating into MSFDSLADDWVVWSDEGEKAVLAFRPDVFDGDEFPAPCLPTIYLTRGQRDRRPGSRRVGADWYVTLALEPEITREADAYEDREGAVAGAVALAEAFATGEIDYRDLYQVPRPDYFERLDELTGRGN; encoded by the coding sequence ATGAGCTTCGACTCGCTCGCGGATGACTGGGTCGTCTGGAGCGACGAGGGCGAGAAGGCCGTCCTCGCCTTCCGCCCGGACGTCTTCGACGGCGACGAGTTCCCCGCGCCCTGTCTCCCGACGATCTACCTCACTCGCGGCCAGCGTGACCGCCGGCCCGGCAGCCGGCGCGTCGGGGCCGACTGGTACGTCACGCTCGCGCTCGAACCGGAGATCACCCGCGAGGCAGACGCCTACGAGGACCGCGAGGGAGCCGTGGCGGGCGCCGTCGCCCTCGCCGAGGCGTTCGCGACGGGGGAAATCGACTACCGCGACCTCTACCAGGTCCCCCGCCCCGACTACTTCGAGCGCCTCGACGAACTGACGGGTCGTGGGAACTGA
- a CDS encoding PAS domain-containing sensor histidine kinase: MSSRPGAADTAFWGDADDGDDDADVDVALARYRTLLDTIDEGVYQLDDGGRFVAVDDAVIETTGYSRETLLGEHVSVVLHDDDVERIQRAIATRLAADTRDVASFEVTARTADGGTVPLELRISLVVEDGEFQGTIGVARDVSEGERGVEAEPAESDRPFSGPMADVLDEANIGVFVLDESYRVAWADETVATYFGLDRDDLVGRDKRTVVTEQAADRVEDSEQFAGRVLATYDGTSGVEQFGCHITAGDDREERWLEHYSRPIDSGQYAGGRIELYYDVTERTRSADELLETEARFHSLVDAVEEYALFRMDPDGHVVSWNEGAKAIKGYEPDEILGEHFSTFYTEADREAGVPERNLRQATESGSVEDEGWRVRKDGSEFWANVTITAVYDDDGTHRGFVKVTRDMTDRRRRERELESELQQVLGRISDAFYAVDDDLRFTHVNEQAEALLQQSEDELLGTHLWDVFPSAADTDAVRDAFRTAMESQAATSYETYVEAFDFWVEANLYPSETGISVYFRDVTERKERERELERRARQQHVVADLGQFALETDDLDELMEEAARQVASVLDNEYTKVLDLDDDRRELLVRQGVGWDEGIVGEATVAADDDSQAGYTLLSEGPVVVEDLPAETRFSGPDLLTDHGVRSGISTIIGSVDDPWGIFGTHDTGPQQFSREDVKFVQSVANVIAEAIERDRYQGELEDLVADLQASNERLEQFAYAASHDLQEPLRMVSSYLQLIETRYGDELDADGEEFLEYAVDGADRMRDMIDGLLQYSRVETQGDPFEPVDLDDVLDVVVDDLQVRIDESDAVVETTSLPRVMGDPSQLRQVFQNLLSNAIEYSGDEPPRIDVSAERDGSDWIVSVRDQGVGIDPDDADRIFEVFQRLHTHEEHTGTGIGLALCQRIVERHGGEIWVDAAPGDGATFSFTLPAMDG; encoded by the coding sequence ATGAGTTCACGACCGGGAGCCGCCGACACGGCGTTCTGGGGGGACGCCGACGACGGTGACGACGACGCCGACGTTGACGTCGCGCTCGCGCGGTACCGGACGCTTCTCGACACCATAGACGAGGGCGTCTATCAACTCGACGACGGGGGGCGCTTCGTCGCGGTCGACGACGCGGTCATCGAGACGACTGGATATTCCCGCGAGACCCTGCTCGGCGAGCACGTCTCGGTCGTCCTCCACGACGACGACGTCGAACGCATTCAGCGAGCGATCGCGACTCGATTGGCCGCAGATACGCGAGACGTCGCGTCGTTCGAAGTCACTGCCCGGACCGCCGACGGAGGGACGGTACCGCTCGAACTCCGGATCAGCCTGGTGGTCGAAGACGGCGAGTTCCAGGGGACCATCGGCGTCGCGCGCGACGTGAGTGAGGGCGAACGCGGGGTGGAAGCCGAGCCCGCGGAGTCCGACCGGCCGTTCTCCGGACCGATGGCGGACGTCCTCGACGAGGCGAACATCGGCGTCTTCGTCCTCGACGAGAGTTATCGAGTGGCGTGGGCCGACGAGACGGTCGCGACGTACTTCGGCCTGGACAGAGACGACCTCGTCGGCCGAGACAAACGGACGGTCGTGACCGAGCAGGCGGCCGACCGCGTCGAGGATTCCGAGCAGTTCGCCGGGCGCGTACTGGCTACCTACGACGGCACCAGCGGCGTCGAACAGTTCGGCTGCCACATCACAGCCGGTGACGACCGGGAGGAACGCTGGCTCGAACACTACAGCAGGCCGATCGACTCGGGGCAGTACGCCGGTGGCCGGATCGAGCTCTACTACGACGTCACGGAGCGAACGCGCTCGGCGGACGAGCTACTGGAGACCGAGGCCCGGTTCCATTCACTCGTCGACGCCGTCGAGGAGTACGCCCTCTTCCGCATGGACCCGGACGGACACGTCGTCAGCTGGAACGAGGGTGCGAAGGCGATCAAGGGGTACGAGCCCGACGAGATCCTGGGCGAGCACTTCTCGACGTTCTACACCGAGGCCGACAGGGAGGCCGGCGTTCCCGAACGGAACCTCCGGCAGGCGACCGAATCGGGGTCGGTCGAGGACGAGGGGTGGCGGGTACGAAAGGACGGGAGCGAGTTCTGGGCGAACGTGACGATAACGGCCGTCTACGACGACGACGGGACCCACCGGGGATTCGTGAAGGTCACCCGCGACATGACCGACCGGCGCAGGCGCGAGCGCGAACTGGAGAGCGAACTCCAGCAAGTGCTCGGCCGCATCTCGGACGCGTTCTACGCGGTCGACGACGACCTGCGGTTCACGCACGTGAACGAGCAGGCCGAGGCACTCCTCCAGCAGTCCGAGGACGAACTGCTCGGGACGCACCTGTGGGACGTGTTCCCCTCGGCGGCGGACACGGACGCGGTTCGCGACGCCTTCCGGACGGCGATGGAGTCACAGGCGGCCACCAGTTACGAGACGTACGTCGAGGCGTTCGACTTCTGGGTCGAGGCGAACCTCTACCCCTCCGAGACCGGCATCTCCGTCTACTTCCGGGACGTCACCGAGCGCAAGGAGCGCGAGCGCGAACTCGAACGCCGCGCTCGCCAGCAACACGTCGTGGCGGACCTCGGCCAGTTCGCACTCGAAACCGACGATCTCGACGAACTCATGGAGGAGGCCGCGCGACAGGTCGCCAGCGTCCTCGACAACGAGTACACCAAGGTACTCGACCTGGACGACGACCGGCGGGAGTTGCTGGTTCGCCAGGGCGTCGGCTGGGACGAGGGAATCGTCGGCGAGGCCACCGTCGCCGCGGACGACGACTCACAGGCGGGCTACACCCTCCTCTCCGAGGGGCCAGTGGTCGTCGAGGACCTCCCTGCGGAGACGCGGTTCTCCGGCCCGGACCTCCTCACCGACCACGGCGTCAGGAGCGGCATCAGCACGATTATCGGGTCGGTCGACGACCCCTGGGGGATCTTCGGCACTCACGACACCGGACCCCAGCAGTTCTCCCGGGAAGACGTGAAATTCGTCCAGAGCGTCGCCAACGTCATCGCCGAGGCGATCGAACGGGACCGGTATCAGGGCGAACTCGAGGACCTGGTCGCCGACCTCCAGGCGTCCAACGAGCGCCTCGAACAGTTCGCCTACGCCGCGTCACACGACCTCCAGGAACCGCTACGGATGGTCTCGAGTTACCTCCAGCTCATCGAGACCCGGTACGGGGACGAACTCGACGCGGACGGCGAGGAGTTCCTCGAGTACGCCGTCGACGGCGCCGACCGGATGCGCGACATGATCGACGGGTTGCTCCAGTACTCACGGGTGGAGACACAGGGCGACCCCTTCGAGCCGGTGGACCTGGACGACGTCCTCGACGTCGTCGTGGACGACCTGCAGGTGCGCATCGACGAGAGTGACGCGGTCGTCGAGACGACGTCGCTCCCCCGGGTGATGGGCGACCCGAGCCAGTTACGCCAGGTGTTCCAGAACCTCCTGAGTAACGCCATCGAGTACAGCGGGGACGAGCCGCCGCGTATCGACGTCTCGGCCGAACGCGACGGCTCGGACTGGATCGTCTCTGTCCGGGACCAGGGCGTCGGTATCGACCCCGACGACGCGGACCGGATCTTCGAGGTGTTCCAGCGCCTGCACACCCACGAGGAACACACCGGGACCGGGATCGGACTCGCCCTCTGTCAGCGGATCGTCGAACGTCACGGGGGAGAGATCTGGGTCGACGCGGCGCCCGGAGACGGGGCGACGTTCTCGTTCACGCTGCCGGCGATGGATGGCTGA